The Pseudomonadales bacterium genome contains the following window.
GTTAGTTCGTGATAGCCAAGCACATTGGGTTATCGACAGCGCAGGCGAGGTGTTCGACCTCGGTGCGCTGTAATACCTTTTGTAAAACAAAAAAACTATTTCGATAACATATCCAAATACTTTTCCGCATCCAGTGCTGCCATACAGCCAGAGCCTGCTGAAGTAATGGCTTGACGATAAATATGATCAGCAACATCGCCTGCTGCAAAAACGCCTTCAATGCTAGTTTGCGTTGCATTACCGTTAGAACCGCCATGTATTTTTAGATAGCCGTCTTGCATCGCTAGTTGGTTTGCAAAAATATCGGTGTTAGGTTTGTGGCCAATTGCGATAAATACACCGCTGAGATCGATATTTTTTGTGCTGCCATCTTGTGTGCTTTTCACGCGTACGCCGTTCACGCCTTTGTTGTCGCCCAAGACTTCGTCCAGCGTGTGATTCCACAAAATAGTGATGTTGCCGGTCGCGGCTTTATCGAGCAGATGTTGCTGTAGAATTTTTTCTGCTTTCAAACTATCGCGTCGGTGAATCAAAGTGACATGGCTGGCGATATTGGAAAGGTACAGCGCTTCTTCCACTGCAGTATTGCCGCCACCAATAACGGCAACTTTTTGATCGCGATAGAAAAAACCATCGCAAGTTGCGCAAGCGGAAACACCTTGTCCCATGAACGCTTGTTCGGAGGGTAAGCCGAGATATTGTGCGGATGCGCCGGTGGCAATAATCAGCGCGTCGCAAGTGTATGTTTCGTTGCCCACTAATTTGAAAGGGCGCTGTTGCAAATCGCATTCGTGAATGTGATCAAACATAATCTCGGTGGCGAAGCGCTCGGCGTGTTGTTGCATGCGCACCATCAAATCGGGGCCTTGCAAGCCGTGTACATCACCGGGCCAGTTATCGACTTCAGTGGTGGTAGTGAGCTGGCCGCCTTGTTGCATACCGGTGATGAGCACAGGCTTCAGGTTGGCGCGTGCGGCGTAAATGGCAGCGGTGTAACCAGCAGGGCCAGAGCCAAGGATGATTAAACGGTGGTGTTGTGGCGTGCTCATGGACGCAAAATCTCCAGTGGGAATGCGTAAGAAAAAGAGGGAGTAACGAGGCCGGTCATGATAGGTGAGCGGCGGAGGCGAGACAATCTAAGGCTCACTTTCAGTGAGGGGTATTGCAGCTTTGCCGGTCGTTAAATGCGCTGATTTGTGTGTTGGAGAAAGTTTCACGA
Protein-coding sequences here:
- the trxB gene encoding thioredoxin-disulfide reductase; this encodes MSTPQHHRLIILGSGPAGYTAAIYAARANLKPVLITGMQQGGQLTTTTEVDNWPGDVHGLQGPDLMVRMQQHAERFATEIMFDHIHECDLQQRPFKLVGNETYTCDALIIATGASAQYLGLPSEQAFMGQGVSACATCDGFFYRDQKVAVIGGGNTAVEEALYLSNIASHVTLIHRRDSLKAEKILQQHLLDKAATGNITILWNHTLDEVLGDNKGVNGVRVKSTQDGSTKNIDLSGVFIAIGHKPNTDIFANQLAMQDGYLKIHGGSNGNATQTSIEGVFAAGDVADHIYRQAITSAGSGCMAALDAEKYLDMLSK